Proteins encoded within one genomic window of Polaribacter sp. NJDZ03:
- a CDS encoding metallophosphoesterase, whose product MKKILLLSDTHSFIDAQILKFVKQADEVWHAGDIGNLEVTDTIKKLKPLRAVFGNIDGADARSEFPLDTKFEVENVTVWITHIGGYPNRYDLRIREEIKVNPPKIFISGHSHILKVQYDKKLNLLHLNPGAAGNHGFHKVRTMLRFTLENGEIKDMEIIELAKRG is encoded by the coding sequence ATGAAGAAAATCTTATTATTATCTGATACTCATAGCTTTATTGATGCTCAAATATTAAAATTTGTAAAACAGGCAGATGAAGTTTGGCATGCAGGAGATATTGGAAATTTAGAAGTTACCGATACTATAAAAAAATTGAAACCTTTACGTGCTGTTTTTGGAAATATTGATGGAGCTGATGCTAGATCTGAATTTCCATTAGACACAAAATTTGAAGTTGAAAATGTAACTGTTTGGATTACACATATTGGTGGTTACCCCAATAGATATGATCTAAGAATTCGTGAAGAAATAAAAGTGAATCCTCCAAAAATTTTTATCTCGGGGCATTCTCATATTTTAAAAGTACAATATGATAAAAAATTAAATTTATTACACCTAAACCCTGGTGCAGCAGGAAATCATGGTTTTCATAAAGTAAGGACCATGTTGCGTTTTACTCTAGAAAATGGAGAAATAAAAGATATGGAAATTATAGAATTGGCTAAGCGAGGTTAG
- the truA gene encoding tRNA pseudouridine(38-40) synthase TruA: protein MRYFIELSYNGKNYHGWQIQPDVISVQEKLNKAVSTIFQEKIEVVGAGRTDTGVHASQMFAHFDIEKTLKGDIPHKLNSLLPMDIVVYNVFAVDHEKHARFGALSRSYEYKIWMGRNPFLLDFSWQIHSQELNIDLMNEAAKLLLEYTDFQTFSKVKTDVYTYNCNVTEAVWKQNGKELVFYITANRFLRNMVRAIVGTLVDVGLEKISKEDFRKIIESKNRSNAGLSVPAKGLFLTNIKY, encoded by the coding sequence TTGAGGTATTTTATAGAACTTTCTTATAACGGAAAAAATTATCATGGTTGGCAAATTCAACCAGATGTAATTTCTGTACAAGAAAAATTAAACAAAGCGGTTAGTACTATATTTCAAGAAAAAATTGAAGTTGTAGGAGCAGGTAGAACAGATACCGGAGTGCATGCTTCGCAAATGTTTGCTCATTTTGATATAGAAAAAACATTAAAAGGAGATATTCCGCACAAGTTAAACTCATTACTTCCTATGGATATTGTGGTTTATAATGTGTTTGCAGTTGATCATGAAAAACATGCACGTTTTGGAGCACTAAGCAGAAGTTATGAATATAAAATATGGATGGGTAGAAACCCTTTTTTATTAGATTTTTCGTGGCAAATACATTCACAAGAATTAAATATAGATTTAATGAATGAGGCTGCAAAATTATTGTTAGAATATACAGATTTTCAGACTTTTTCTAAAGTGAAGACAGATGTGTATACCTATAATTGTAATGTTACAGAAGCTGTTTGGAAACAAAATGGAAAGGAGTTGGTGTTTTATATAACAGCAAATCGGTTTTTAAGAAATATGGTAAGAGCCATTGTAGGTACTTTAGTTGATGTTGGTTTAGAAAAAATATCAAAAGAAGATTTTAGAAAAATTATTGAAAGTAAAAATAGAAGCAACGCAGGGTTATCAGTTCCTGCAAAAGGATTGTTTTTAACAAATATAAAATATTAA
- a CDS encoding ABC transporter ATP-binding protein: MAGKTGNAFDLQIFLRLMSFAKRYKLNFFIAVFSTVLLSLVALLNPYLIKETVDKYITEKDAQGLVNNIILMLVVVLVEVLLRFTFIYFANWVGQHIIRDIRAKTFRHILQFKMSYFDKNSVGKLVTRVVSDIETIAAFFSSGVFTIVSDILQMFAVAVLMFYFNWKLALIALAVLPILIYATRIFQKAIKATFQEVRNQVANLNGFVQERVTGMKIVQLFNREKIEYKNFNDINNKHKEAYVKTIWYFSIFFPIAEILSSIGIGLIVWFGSKQIIGGAVPGPGTVMAFVQMAQMLFRPLRQIADKFNQLQMGIVSGERVFKVLDTHSSIVKNGTITARNLKGDINLKDVRFSYIEGEEVLKGISLDVKRGQTVAIVGATGAGKSTIINLINRFYEIDSGTICVDDVSIDQYTLDSLRSQVAIVLQDVFLFSDSIFNNITLKDKNITLEEVEKAAKQIGIHDFIMTLPGGYQYNVKERGAMLSSGQRQLIAFLRAYVSKPSILILDEATSSVDSYAEQMIQYATETITKGRTSIVIAHRLATIKQADKIIVMDKGLIVEEGTHNELLEREKGYYKNLYDKQFSIQNAS, translated from the coding sequence TTGGCAGGTAAAACAGGAAATGCATTTGATTTACAAATCTTTTTAAGACTAATGTCTTTTGCAAAACGTTATAAGTTAAATTTTTTTATTGCTGTTTTTTCTACTGTATTATTATCGCTTGTAGCACTATTAAATCCTTATTTAATAAAAGAAACGGTAGATAAATACATTACAGAAAAAGACGCACAAGGGCTAGTAAATAATATAATTTTAATGCTTGTAGTTGTACTTGTAGAAGTGTTGCTACGTTTTACATTTATTTATTTTGCAAATTGGGTTGGTCAGCATATAATTAGAGATATTAGAGCAAAAACATTTAGGCACATTTTACAGTTTAAAATGTCTTATTTCGATAAAAATTCTGTTGGTAAATTAGTTACTAGAGTGGTTTCTGATATAGAAACTATCGCAGCCTTTTTTAGTAGTGGTGTTTTTACAATAGTAAGTGATATTTTACAAATGTTTGCTGTAGCTGTTTTAATGTTTTATTTTAATTGGAAACTAGCCTTAATAGCACTAGCCGTTTTGCCTATTTTAATTTATGCTACGAGAATTTTTCAGAAAGCCATAAAAGCTACTTTTCAAGAGGTAAGAAATCAAGTTGCAAATCTAAACGGATTTGTACAAGAGCGAGTTACCGGAATGAAGATTGTGCAGCTTTTTAATAGAGAAAAAATAGAATATAAGAATTTTAATGATATTAATAATAAACACAAAGAAGCGTACGTAAAAACCATTTGGTACTTTTCTATTTTCTTTCCTATTGCAGAAATTTTATCATCTATTGGTATTGGTTTAATTGTTTGGTTTGGAAGTAAACAAATTATTGGAGGTGCTGTTCCTGGTCCTGGTACGGTGATGGCTTTTGTGCAAATGGCACAAATGTTATTTAGACCTTTACGCCAAATTGCAGATAAATTTAACCAGTTACAGATGGGAATTGTTTCTGGAGAACGTGTTTTTAAGGTTTTAGATACCCACAGTAGTATTGTTAAGAACGGAACTATTACAGCTAGAAATTTAAAAGGAGATATCAATTTAAAAGATGTTAGATTTAGCTATATTGAAGGAGAAGAAGTTTTAAAAGGAATTTCTTTGGATGTAAAAAGAGGACAAACGGTAGCTATTGTTGGCGCAACAGGTGCAGGGAAATCTACCATAATCAACTTAATAAACCGTTTTTATGAAATAGATAGTGGTACTATTTGTGTTGATGATGTTTCTATAGATCAATACACTTTAGATAGTTTAAGAAGCCAAGTTGCTATAGTTTTACAAGATGTCTTTTTGTTTTCAGATTCAATTTTTAATAATATTACATTAAAAGATAAAAATATCACTTTAGAAGAAGTGGAGAAAGCAGCAAAACAAATTGGAATTCATGACTTTATTATGACACTTCCAGGGGGTTATCAATACAATGTAAAAGAGCGTGGTGCTATGTTATCTTCTGGACAGAGACAATTAATTGCTTTTTTAAGGGCTTATGTAAGCAAGCCAAGTATTTTAATTTTAGATGAAGCTACTTCTTCTGTAGATTCTTATGCAGAACAAATGATTCAATATGCAACTGAAACCATTACAAAAGGTAGAACCTCAATTGTAATTGCACATCGATTAGCAACCATAAAACAAGCAGATAAAATTATTGTTATGGATAAGGGTTTAATTGTGGAAGAAGGAACTCATAATGAGTTGTTAGAGAGAGAGAAAGGGTATTATAAAAACCTGTACGACAAGCAATTTAGCATACAAAATGCTTCTTAA
- the cdaA gene encoding diadenylate cyclase CdaA, which produces MFDFIEFSLLDALDIVLVATLLYYIYKLLKGTVAINIVIGIAFIFLIWKITQALKMEMLSGILGYLLSGGVIALIIVFQQEIRKFLLMIGTTNFTNKRSFLKQLKFLHTEIGTEIDTETILDACKNMAKTKTGALIVIERTNALDFLINTGDSMNALVNVAILESVFYKNSPLHDGALIIRDNYIVATRVILPVSDSTKIPSRFGLRHRAAIGVSEKTDAVCLLVSEETGEISYIKDGGFELYADFAELDEKLKKDLM; this is translated from the coding sequence ATGTTCGATTTTATTGAATTTTCTTTATTAGATGCTTTAGACATTGTATTAGTTGCCACACTACTCTATTACATTTACAAGCTATTAAAAGGTACAGTTGCTATTAATATTGTAATTGGAATTGCGTTTATTTTCTTAATTTGGAAAATTACACAAGCCTTAAAAATGGAAATGCTGAGTGGTATTTTAGGTTATTTACTTTCCGGTGGAGTTATTGCATTGATCATTGTTTTTCAGCAAGAAATACGAAAATTCTTATTAATGATTGGTACCACAAACTTTACCAATAAACGAAGTTTTTTAAAACAACTGAAATTTTTACATACAGAAATAGGTACAGAGATTGATACAGAAACAATTTTAGATGCATGCAAAAACATGGCTAAAACTAAAACCGGTGCTCTAATTGTTATTGAACGTACCAATGCTTTAGATTTTTTAATAAACACAGGAGATAGCATGAATGCTTTGGTAAATGTGGCTATTTTAGAAAGTGTATTCTATAAAAATAGTCCTTTACATGATGGAGCATTAATTATTAGAGACAATTATATTGTGGCAACAAGAGTTATTTTACCCGTTTCTGACAGTACTAAAATCCCGTCTAGATTTGGATTAAGACATAGAGCAGCAATAGGAGTTTCAGAAAAAACAGATGCCGTTTGTTTATTAGTATCAGAAGAAACTGGAGAAATTTCTTACATAAAAGATGGTGGATTTGAGTTGTATGCTGATTTTGCTGAACTGGATGAAAAGCTGAAAAAAGATTTAATGTAA
- the folP gene encoding dihydropteroate synthase produces the protein MTINCKGTLVDLTSPKVMGILNITPDSFFDGGKYKNETDILSQTEKMLLNGATFIDVGAYSSRPGAKHISEEEELQRIVPVINLLVQNFPEIIISVDTFRSKVAQETINAGAAIVNDISGGKMDANMFATVANLQVPYILMHMLGTPQNMQKNPIYTNVTQEIISFFAEQIYKLHQLKLNDIIIDVGFGFGKTNVHNFEILKNLSLFKSLDAPILAGISRKSMLYKTLDISAQEALNATTSANTIALLNGANILRVHDVKEAVEAVKIVNQVK, from the coding sequence ATGACCATAAATTGCAAAGGTACTTTAGTAGATTTAACATCACCAAAAGTGATGGGGATTTTAAATATTACACCAGATTCTTTCTTTGACGGCGGAAAATATAAAAATGAAACCGATATTCTTTCTCAAACAGAAAAAATGCTTTTAAACGGCGCAACTTTTATAGATGTTGGTGCCTACTCGTCTAGACCTGGCGCTAAACACATTTCTGAAGAAGAAGAACTGCAAAGAATTGTTCCGGTAATTAATTTATTAGTTCAGAATTTTCCTGAAATTATTATTTCTGTAGATACTTTTAGAAGTAAAGTTGCCCAAGAAACCATAAATGCGGGTGCAGCAATTGTAAACGATATTTCTGGCGGAAAAATGGATGCTAATATGTTTGCAACCGTTGCCAATCTGCAAGTTCCTTATATTTTAATGCATATGTTAGGTACGCCGCAAAACATGCAGAAAAATCCTATTTATACTAATGTAACGCAAGAAATTATTTCCTTTTTTGCAGAACAAATTTACAAATTACATCAACTTAAATTAAACGATATTATTATAGATGTTGGTTTCGGTTTTGGAAAAACAAATGTTCATAATTTTGAAATTCTTAAAAATTTATCACTTTTTAAAAGTTTAGACGCACCCATTTTAGCCGGAATTTCGCGTAAATCTATGTTGTATAAAACGTTGGATATTTCTGCCCAAGAAGCTTTAAATGCAACTACTTCTGCAAATACTATTGCCCTTTTAAATGGCGCGAATATTTTACGTGTTCACGATGTTAAAGAAGCTGTAGAAGCTGTAAAAATTGTAAATCAGGTTAAATAA
- a CDS encoding TIGR00730 family Rossman fold protein: protein MKKVVVFCGASLGFNPIYKEAAIELGNHFANNKIGLVYGGGKIGMMGAIADTILAHNGEVIGVIPQLLEKEEVVHAGVEEMIVCKTMSERKVIMSQLVDGYITLPGGFGTLDELFEALTLGQLYIEQKPVGLLNINGFFDAVLVQLDKMIAEGFLKQTNRDMLIVGTSVEDLMQKMNAYKAPKITHVINKVVS from the coding sequence TTGAAAAAAGTTGTTGTTTTTTGTGGTGCAAGTCTAGGTTTTAATCCTATTTATAAAGAAGCTGCAATAGAGTTAGGAAATCATTTTGCAAACAACAAAATTGGTTTGGTCTATGGTGGCGGAAAAATAGGAATGATGGGCGCAATTGCCGATACAATTCTTGCTCATAATGGCGAAGTTATTGGCGTAATACCCCAATTATTAGAAAAGGAAGAAGTGGTACATGCTGGTGTAGAAGAAATGATTGTTTGCAAAACCATGAGCGAACGTAAAGTAATAATGAGCCAATTAGTAGACGGCTATATTACACTTCCTGGAGGTTTTGGTACTTTAGATGAGTTGTTTGAAGCACTTACTTTAGGCCAATTATATATTGAACAAAAACCAGTCGGACTTTTAAATATTAATGGATTTTTCGATGCTGTTTTAGTACAATTAGACAAAATGATAGCAGAAGGTTTCTTAAAACAGACCAATAGAGATATGTTAATAGTTGGCACTTCTGTAGAAGATTTAATGCAAAAAATGAATGCTTACAAAGCACCAAAAATCACACACGTAATAAATAAAGTAGTTAGTTAA
- a CDS encoding DUF1599 domain-containing protein yields MQDTSKQYDAVIEECRSLFIKKMSDYGSAWRILRLPSLTDQIFIKAQRIRQLQENEVRKVDEGEKSEFIGIINYSIMALIQLENGVVANPDLNTEQATVLYDKHAKITKELMMNKNHDYGEAWRDMRVPSLTDLILQKLLRVKQIEDNKGKTLVSEGIDANYQDMINYAIFAMIHLW; encoded by the coding sequence ATGCAAGATACATCTAAACAATACGATGCTGTAATTGAAGAATGCAGAAGTTTATTTATAAAAAAAATGAGTGATTATGGTTCTGCGTGGCGAATTTTACGTTTACCATCTTTAACCGATCAGATTTTTATTAAGGCACAAAGAATTCGTCAATTACAAGAAAACGAGGTTAGAAAAGTTGATGAAGGAGAGAAATCTGAGTTTATTGGAATCATCAATTATTCTATAATGGCGTTAATTCAGTTAGAAAATGGTGTTGTTGCAAACCCAGATTTGAATACTGAGCAAGCAACTGTTTTGTATGACAAACATGCTAAAATTACCAAAGAATTAATGATGAATAAAAATCATGATTATGGTGAAGCTTGGAGAGATATGCGTGTTCCTAGCTTAACAGATTTGATTTTACAGAAATTATTACGCGTGAAACAAATTGAAGATAATAAAGGGAAAACCTTAGTTTCTGAAGGAATTGATGCCAACTATCAAGACATGATTAATTATGCAATTTTTGCAATGATTCATTTATGGTAA
- a CDS encoding DoxX family protein, with product MKILVQLSRILVGALFIFSGFVKLVDPIGSQYKFQEYFSADVLNMEFLIPFALPFAVLLIVAEILLGVMILIGYKPKFTVFSLFLLTLIFLFLTWYSAYYNKVTDCGCFGDAVKLSTWGTFYKNVILIALIIILLVKVKLIQPIFGGKIPKMITFLSLGVFLFIVQHVLTHLPIIDFRAYAIGKSIPEGMVFPKDGSIPPVHDFMLEDEQADLAPELLKKEKVMLVIVYNLDKADENGFPAIKDIATKAKAKGYTVYGVSASFSDDLILAKEKYDLPFDFLFCDETTLKTIIRGNPGVVILDKGTVVEKKNWVDVDEIEL from the coding sequence ATGAAAATATTAGTACAATTATCAAGAATATTAGTCGGAGCCTTATTTATTTTTTCTGGCTTTGTAAAATTGGTAGATCCAATTGGTTCTCAATATAAGTTTCAAGAATATTTTTCTGCGGATGTTTTAAACATGGAATTTTTAATTCCGTTTGCATTACCGTTTGCAGTTTTACTTATTGTTGCAGAAATATTATTAGGAGTGATGATTTTAATAGGTTACAAACCAAAGTTTACGGTTTTTAGTTTGTTTCTATTAACTCTTATCTTCTTGTTTTTAACTTGGTACTCTGCTTACTATAATAAAGTTACCGATTGTGGTTGTTTTGGAGATGCTGTGAAATTATCTACTTGGGGAACTTTCTATAAAAACGTTATTTTAATTGCATTGATAATTATTTTATTGGTAAAAGTAAAACTGATTCAACCTATTTTTGGAGGTAAAATACCAAAGATGATTACGTTTTTATCGTTAGGTGTTTTCTTGTTTATTGTACAACATGTATTAACACATTTACCAATCATCGATTTTAGAGCATACGCAATTGGTAAGAGTATTCCAGAAGGAATGGTTTTTCCTAAAGATGGTAGCATACCGCCAGTGCATGATTTTATGTTAGAAGATGAACAAGCAGATTTAGCACCAGAATTATTAAAGAAGGAAAAAGTAATGTTGGTAATTGTCTATAATTTAGATAAAGCTGATGAAAATGGTTTTCCGGCAATTAAAGATATTGCTACAAAAGCGAAAGCAAAAGGATATACAGTTTATGGAGTTTCGGCTTCTTTTTCTGATGATTTAATTCTTGCAAAAGAAAAGTATGACTTGCCTTTCGACTTTTTATTCTGTGACGAAACAACACTAAAAACCATTATTAGAGGAAATCCTGGAGTTGTTATTTTAGATAAAGGAACTGTTGTAGAAAAGAAAAATTGGGTAGATGTTGATGAGATAGAATTGTAA
- a CDS encoding voltage-gated chloride channel family protein, with protein MDKIKKFFLQFQQSFSFVFLLKWTFICLLIGALTGSTSAVFLWTLEWATNYREANQWIIWLLPIAGFVIGLSYHYYGESVVKGNNLLLEEFHNPKKVIPFKMAPLVFLGTILTHLFGGSAGREGTAVQVGGAIADQFTKIFKLNNLDRKIILIAGISAGFASVFGTPLAGAIFALEVMVIGRIKFDAIIPSFLAAVFATYFCDVWQISHHTHYTISTITALTPASILWALLAGIIFGLASMLFSKSTHFWGVFFKKQVKYAPLRPVIGGVVIAVIVYLMGTTKYIGLGVPTIVDAFNIDLNSYDFILKILFTSFTLGAGFKGGEVTPLFYIGATLGNALVWFIPLPMGLLAGMGFVAVFAGATNTPIACTIMGIELFGIESGVFIALACITSYLFSGHTGIYTAQVIGSPKHLFSKIEKGLTLTEIENNRSRK; from the coding sequence ATGGATAAAATTAAAAAGTTTTTTCTTCAATTTCAACAAAGTTTCTCTTTCGTTTTTCTATTAAAATGGACTTTTATTTGCTTACTTATTGGCGCATTAACGGGTAGTACTTCTGCTGTTTTTTTATGGACTTTAGAATGGGCAACAAATTATAGAGAAGCAAACCAATGGATTATTTGGCTCTTACCTATAGCGGGTTTTGTAATAGGTTTATCTTATCATTATTATGGAGAAAGTGTTGTAAAAGGGAACAATTTATTACTAGAAGAGTTCCACAACCCTAAAAAAGTAATTCCTTTTAAAATGGCTCCTTTGGTCTTTTTAGGTACTATTCTTACGCATTTGTTTGGAGGATCTGCAGGACGTGAGGGAACTGCCGTACAAGTTGGTGGCGCTATTGCAGATCAGTTTACAAAAATTTTTAAATTAAACAACTTAGATCGAAAAATTATATTGATTGCTGGTATTAGCGCAGGTTTTGCTTCTGTTTTTGGAACGCCTTTAGCTGGTGCTATTTTTGCACTTGAAGTAATGGTAATCGGTCGCATAAAATTTGATGCAATAATACCGAGTTTTCTTGCGGCTGTTTTTGCAACCTATTTTTGCGATGTTTGGCAAATTTCTCACCACACACATTATACTATTTCTACTATTACAGCATTAACGCCAGCAAGTATTTTATGGGCTTTATTAGCAGGAATTATTTTTGGATTGGCAAGTATGCTATTTTCTAAATCTACACACTTTTGGGGAGTATTTTTTAAAAAACAAGTTAAATATGCACCACTTCGTCCGGTAATTGGTGGTGTTGTAATAGCTGTAATTGTATACCTTATGGGAACTACAAAATACATAGGACTTGGTGTACCAACAATTGTAGATGCTTTTAATATCGATTTAAATTCTTATGATTTTATCTTAAAAATCTTATTCACTTCTTTTACTTTGGGAGCCGGATTTAAAGGAGGAGAAGTAACACCTTTATTTTACATTGGTGCAACTTTGGGTAACGCCTTGGTGTGGTTTATTCCTTTGCCAATGGGTCTATTAGCAGGTATGGGATTTGTTGCTGTTTTTGCAGGAGCTACAAATACGCCAATTGCTTGTACTATTATGGGAATTGAATTATTTGGAATTGAATCTGGTGTTTTTATAGCCTTGGCTTGTATAACTTCTTATTTATTTTCTGGGCATACGGGTATCTATACCGCTCAAGTTATTGGAAGTCCAAAACACTTATTTTCTAAAATTGAAAAAGGATTAACACTTACTGAAATTGAAAATAATAGAAGTAGAAAATAA
- a CDS encoding crotonase/enoyl-CoA hydratase family protein: MNEFVTYQSEENYALITINSGKANAISHEVIEGLNAGLDKAATENKVVVLTGQNGIFSGGFDLKVMTKSPEAAKELVTKGSKLSLKMLSFPQPIIIACSGHAIAKGAFLLLSADYRIGVEGDFKIGLNEVMIGMTMHNAGIAIAKSRLSEVYLNRSVNNSEIYNPKDAVKAGFLDLIVPADHLLPTTIKVAGMFSKLNKKAHAATKLKVRKQHLQDLENAIELDLNSDISINS, translated from the coding sequence ATGAACGAATTTGTTACCTATCAATCAGAAGAAAATTACGCTTTAATTACTATTAACAGCGGAAAAGCAAACGCAATTTCTCATGAAGTAATAGAAGGTTTGAATGCTGGGTTAGACAAAGCAGCAACCGAAAATAAAGTAGTTGTTCTTACAGGTCAAAATGGAATTTTCTCTGGAGGATTTGATTTAAAAGTGATGACAAAATCACCAGAAGCAGCTAAAGAATTGGTTACAAAAGGTTCTAAATTATCTTTAAAAATGTTGTCTTTTCCACAACCAATTATTATTGCATGTTCTGGTCACGCTATTGCAAAAGGAGCATTTTTATTGCTTTCTGCAGATTATAGAATTGGAGTAGAAGGCGATTTTAAAATAGGATTAAATGAAGTAATGATTGGGATGACCATGCACAATGCTGGTATTGCGATTGCAAAATCTAGATTGTCTGAGGTGTATTTAAACAGAAGTGTAAATAATTCTGAAATTTACAACCCAAAAGATGCCGTAAAAGCTGGTTTTTTAGACCTAATTGTTCCTGCAGACCATTTGTTACCAACTACAATAAAAGTAGCAGGCATGTTTTCTAAATTGAATAAAAAAGCACATGCAGCAACAAAGTTAAAAGTTAGAAAACAACATTTGCAAGATTTAGAAAATGCAATTGAATTGGATTTAAATAGTGATATCTCTATCAATTCTTAA
- a CDS encoding 3-phosphoshikimate 1-carboxyvinyltransferase, giving the protein MDILLNVVDNKKINEKITISGSKSESNRLLILQNLFPELSIENLSDSDDSVHMQHALSTTDEVVNIGHAGTAMRFLTSYFAVKEGREVVLTGSERMQNRPIEILVNALQDLGANISYEDKIGYPPIRIKGAKITTDKVQINGNVSSQYISSMLLIASKLENGLEIELLGKITSVPYINMTLSLLNQLGIETNFEGNIIKVLPKKSVEKQTIVVESDWSSASYFYSIAALAEIGSEISLSAYKKESLQGDSCLAEIYQHFGVETVFGENFITLKKVKETKKATLEIDLKNAPDIAQTIAVTCFAENIACNLMGLHTLKIKETDRLVALNDELTNLGATISVTDKSLHLEVSTVIKSNIAIKTYNDHRMAMAFAPLALRVPIKILDAEVVTKSYQKFWEDMQQIGIKIDKV; this is encoded by the coding sequence ATGGATATATTGTTAAATGTTGTAGATAATAAAAAGATTAATGAGAAAATAACAATCTCTGGTTCTAAGAGTGAATCTAATAGATTGTTGATTTTACAAAATTTATTTCCAGAACTTTCTATAGAAAATTTATCAGATTCAGACGATTCTGTGCACATGCAACATGCACTTTCTACAACAGATGAAGTTGTAAATATTGGTCATGCTGGTACTGCAATGCGTTTTTTAACATCCTATTTTGCTGTAAAAGAAGGTAGAGAAGTGGTTCTTACAGGTTCTGAAAGAATGCAAAATAGACCCATTGAAATCTTAGTAAATGCATTGCAAGATTTAGGTGCTAATATTTCTTACGAAGATAAAATTGGCTATCCGCCAATTAGAATTAAAGGTGCTAAAATTACAACAGATAAAGTCCAAATTAATGGAAATGTAAGTAGTCAATATATTTCTTCGATGTTGCTAATTGCATCCAAATTAGAAAACGGATTAGAAATTGAATTGCTGGGTAAAATTACTTCGGTACCATATATAAATATGACGTTGAGTTTGTTAAATCAATTAGGAATTGAAACTAATTTTGAAGGAAATATAATTAAAGTATTGCCTAAGAAATCTGTAGAAAAGCAAACGATTGTGGTAGAATCAGACTGGTCTTCTGCTAGTTATTTTTATTCAATTGCTGCTTTGGCAGAAATAGGATCGGAAATTTCTTTATCAGCGTATAAAAAAGAAAGCTTACAAGGAGATTCTTGTTTGGCAGAAATCTATCAACATTTTGGAGTAGAAACTGTTTTCGGTGAAAATTTTATCACCTTAAAAAAAGTAAAAGAAACAAAGAAGGCAACTTTAGAAATCGACTTAAAAAATGCACCAGATATTGCACAAACAATTGCTGTAACTTGTTTTGCAGAAAATATTGCGTGTAATTTAATGGGTTTACATACTTTAAAAATTAAAGAAACAGATAGGTTAGTCGCTCTAAATGACGAATTAACAAATTTAGGTGCTACAATTTCTGTTACAGATAAAAGTTTACATTTAGAAGTTTCTACGGTAATAAAGTCAAATATTGCTATAAAAACGTACAACGATCATAGAATGGCAATGGCATTTGCTCCTTTAGCATTAAGAGTTCCTATTAAAATTTTAGATGCTGAAGTAGTTACAAAATCGTATCAAAAATTTTGGGAAGACATGCAACAAATTGGCATTAAAATAGATAAAGTGTAA